Proteins encoded by one window of Leptolyngbyaceae cyanobacterium:
- a CDS encoding DUF1517 domain-containing protein, giving the protein MRSLLEGKIGVTAYLDRKDRTRSRSIANDWDLAKLPLSYEVNRMNPPRDFFGKMMGRTRYVVCRLFIHLAGEEVAPLLGVLNRAGRDAIDAEGDLQVMGEGLVEICQSLLEYDTYWQSAVNEGNVFWDEGEAGDEVNYLFTDSAQRYLSELDLSNGSFGNEPLSLPVTRNLVVMITVAYVGEVPELETEISSISTLKAGLKALINLHYNGSLRAIQIHWSPAQLGEELTSDQLLEHFPELIPL; this is encoded by the coding sequence TTGCGATCGCTCTTGGAGGGGAAGATAGGCGTCACGGCGTACCTTGACAGGAAAGATCGAACTCGATCGCGATCGATCGCGAATGACTGGGATCTGGCAAAATTGCCTTTGAGTTATGAGGTAAACCGAATGAACCCCCCGCGCGATTTCTTTGGGAAGATGATGGGTCGTACCCGTTATGTAGTCTGTCGTCTATTTATTCATCTAGCTGGCGAAGAAGTAGCCCCTTTACTGGGCGTACTCAACCGCGCTGGTAGAGATGCGATCGATGCTGAAGGGGATTTGCAAGTAATGGGCGAAGGATTGGTAGAAATCTGTCAAAGCCTATTGGAATACGACACTTACTGGCAATCCGCCGTGAACGAAGGCAACGTATTTTGGGATGAAGGAGAAGCCGGTGATGAGGTAAATTATTTATTTACCGATTCTGCCCAGCGTTACCTGAGCGAACTAGACTTGAGTAATGGCAGTTTTGGGAACGAACCGCTTTCGTTGCCAGTGACTCGCAATTTAGTGGTAATGATAACAGTAGCTTATGTTGGTGAAGTTCCGGAATTGGAAACAGAGATCTCGAGCATTAGCACCTTAAAAGCGGGCTTGAAAGCGTTAATTAACCTGCATTACAACGGAAGCTTGCGAGCGATCCAAATTCATTGGTCACCGGCACAATTAGGCGAGGAACTAACTTCCGACCAGCTATTAGAACATTTCCCAGAGTTAATCCCTTTGTAG